Proteins found in one Pectobacterium atrosepticum genomic segment:
- a CDS encoding DEAD/DEAH family ATP-dependent RNA helicase, which translates to MTDLFTSFSDLGLSAPIINALTDLGYEKPSPIQAECIPHLLNGRDVLGMAQTGSGKTAAFALPLLNNLKPELKAPQMLVLAPTRELAVQVAEACSDFAKHMHGVNVVALYGGQRYDVQLRALRGGAQIVVGTPGRLLDHLKRGTLDLSNLSGLVLDEADEMLRMGFIEDVENIMAQIPATHQTALFSATMPEAIRRITRRFMKDPQEVRIQSSVTTRPDISQSYWTVQGMRKNEALVRFLEAEDFDAAIIFVRTKNATLEVAEALERSGYNSAALNGDMNQALREQTLERLKDGRLDILIATDVAARGLDVERISLVVNYDIPMDSESYVHRIGRTGRAGRAGRALLFVENRERRLLRNVERTMKLAIPEVELPNAELLGQRRLAKFAAKVQLQLESSDLDMYRALLTKLQPQEELDIETLAAALLKMAQGERPLILPPEPAFRPRREFRDRDESRSDSRGDRRREPRDARDARDSREPRDGDRPQRRERRESGEMELYRIEVGRDDGVEVRHIVGAIANEGDISSRYIGNIKLFGSHSTIELPKGMPGDLLSHFTRTRILNKPMNMQLLGDAVAQPERRGGSRPAGAGTGGERRDGAAPRRSFGGGERREGNANGGERRERSVNRDAAPRAPRRRPADA; encoded by the coding sequence ATGACTGATTTATTTACTTCTTTTTCCGATTTGGGGCTGTCTGCTCCTATTATTAATGCCCTGACCGATCTGGGCTATGAAAAACCATCGCCGATTCAGGCTGAATGTATTCCTCACCTGCTGAACGGTCGCGATGTGCTGGGTATGGCACAGACCGGCAGTGGTAAAACTGCGGCTTTTGCTCTGCCATTACTCAATAATTTAAAACCTGAGTTAAAAGCGCCGCAGATGTTGGTGTTGGCTCCAACCCGTGAACTGGCTGTTCAGGTTGCTGAAGCTTGTAGTGATTTTGCCAAGCATATGCACGGCGTTAACGTTGTTGCACTGTACGGCGGCCAGCGTTATGACGTTCAACTGCGCGCTTTGCGTGGTGGAGCACAGATTGTTGTTGGTACTCCAGGTCGTCTGCTGGACCACCTGAAACGCGGTACGCTGGATCTGTCCAACCTGAGTGGTCTGGTACTGGATGAAGCTGATGAAATGCTGCGTATGGGCTTCATCGAAGATGTTGAAAACATCATGGCTCAGATCCCTGCTACGCATCAAACTGCACTGTTCTCTGCAACCATGCCAGAAGCGATTCGCCGCATTACGCGTCGTTTCATGAAAGATCCACAGGAAGTTCGCATCCAATCAAGCGTGACTACGCGTCCAGACATCAGCCAGAGCTACTGGACGGTGCAAGGTATGCGTAAAAATGAAGCGCTGGTTCGTTTCCTTGAAGCTGAAGATTTTGATGCGGCGATTATTTTCGTTCGTACCAAGAATGCTACGCTGGAAGTGGCCGAAGCGTTGGAACGTAGTGGTTATAACAGTGCCGCGCTAAACGGTGACATGAACCAAGCGCTGCGTGAGCAAACGCTGGAGCGCCTGAAAGATGGTCGTCTGGATATCCTGATTGCGACCGACGTTGCGGCGCGTGGTCTGGACGTTGAGCGTATCAGTCTGGTAGTCAACTACGATATCCCGATGGACTCCGAGTCTTACGTGCACCGTATTGGTCGTACCGGTCGTGCTGGTCGTGCTGGTCGCGCATTGCTGTTTGTAGAAAACCGCGAGCGTCGCCTGCTGCGCAACGTTGAACGCACAATGAAGCTGGCGATTCCTGAAGTGGAATTGCCAAATGCGGAATTGTTGGGGCAACGCCGTCTGGCTAAATTTGCTGCAAAAGTACAGCTACAGCTGGAAAGCAGCGACTTGGATATGTACCGCGCTCTGCTGACGAAGCTGCAACCGCAGGAAGAGCTGGATATCGAAACGCTGGCTGCTGCTCTGCTGAAAATGGCGCAGGGTGAACGTCCTCTGATTCTGCCGCCGGAACCGGCATTCCGTCCTCGCCGCGAATTCCGCGATCGTGATGAGTCTCGTAGTGATTCACGTGGCGATCGTCGCCGTGAACCCCGCGATGCTCGCGATGCTCGCGATTCCCGTGAACCCCGTGACGGTGACCGTCCACAACGCCGTGAGCGTCGTGAGTCGGGTGAAATGGAACTGTATCGTATCGAAGTGGGTCGTGATGACGGTGTTGAAGTACGTCATATCGTTGGTGCTATCGCCAACGAAGGTGATATCAGCAGCCGCTACATCGGTAACATCAAGCTGTTCGGGTCTCATTCGACGATCGAACTGCCGAAAGGTATGCCGGGCGACCTGCTATCACACTTTACCCGCACGCGTATTCTGAACAAACCAATGAATATGCAATTGCTGGGTGATGCAGTAGCACAGCCAGAACGTCGTGGCGGCAGCCGTCCTGCTGGTGCTGGTACGGGTGGTGAACGTCGTGATGGCGCAGCTCCACGTCGCTCTTTCGGTGGTGGTGAACGCCGTGAAGGTAACGCTAACGGCGGTGAGCGTCGTGAACGTTCTGTCAACCGTGATGCGGCACCGCGTGCTCCACGTCGTCGTCCTGCTGACGCGTAA
- a CDS encoding LLM class flavin-dependent oxidoreductase yields MSTPSQSAVFSVLDLAPIPQGATARDAFHRSLDLAQHTEKWGYHRYWLAEHHSMTGIASAATSVLLGYLASGTQRIRLGSGGVMLPNHSPLVIAEQFGTLESLYPGRIDLGLGRAPGTDQRTMMALRRHLNGDIEDFPRDVQELQRYFADAQPGQAVQAVPGQGLHVPIWLLGSSLYSAQLAARLGLPFAFAAHFAPDMLLEAFRLYRENFVPSATHAKPYAMVCINVVAADSDRDARFLFTSMQQQFINLRRGTPGPLPAPVENISTVGSPAEQFGTEQALRLSIVGDRTKVRHGLQSLLRETQADEVMINGQIFDHQARLQSFEIAMDVQKTL; encoded by the coding sequence ATGTCCACACCTTCTCAATCCGCTGTGTTTTCCGTCCTCGATCTTGCGCCGATTCCGCAAGGTGCGACAGCACGTGACGCCTTCCATCGCTCGCTGGATCTGGCACAACATACAGAAAAATGGGGCTATCACCGATATTGGCTAGCGGAACACCACAGCATGACCGGTATCGCCAGTGCAGCAACATCGGTGCTTCTCGGCTATCTTGCTTCGGGTACGCAGCGCATCCGTCTCGGTTCTGGTGGAGTTATGCTGCCGAACCACTCGCCGCTCGTCATCGCCGAGCAGTTCGGTACATTGGAATCGCTGTATCCTGGCCGTATCGATTTGGGATTAGGCCGCGCACCCGGGACCGATCAACGCACCATGATGGCACTACGTCGTCACCTTAATGGCGATATCGAAGATTTCCCACGCGATGTGCAGGAACTACAGCGCTACTTCGCTGATGCACAACCGGGTCAGGCAGTACAGGCCGTCCCAGGACAAGGTTTACACGTTCCGATCTGGCTACTGGGTTCTAGCCTGTACAGTGCACAGCTGGCAGCAAGACTGGGTTTACCTTTCGCCTTTGCTGCCCATTTTGCACCCGATATGTTGCTGGAAGCATTCCGCCTCTACCGTGAGAATTTTGTCCCTTCAGCCACCCACGCCAAGCCTTACGCGATGGTTTGCATCAATGTGGTTGCAGCCGATAGCGATCGGGATGCACGCTTCCTCTTCACTTCGATGCAGCAACAGTTCATCAACCTACGCCGTGGCACACCGGGCCCGCTGCCCGCACCAGTAGAAAACATCAGCACAGTCGGGTCACCTGCCGAACAGTTTGGCACTGAGCAAGCCTTACGGCTGTCGATTGTCGGCGATCGCACGAAAGTCCGTCATGGGTTACAGAGTCTTTTGCGTGAAACTCAGGCAGATGAAGTGATGATTAATGGTCAGATCTTTGACCATCAAGCACGTTTACAATCTTTTGAAATTGCGATGGATGTGCAGAAGACGCTCTGA
- a CDS encoding U32 family peptidase, with the protein MKYALGNILYYWPKEDVEAFYQAAVNSSADIVYLGETVCSKRRLMKVADWFHVAREVANSGKQVVISTLALLQAPSELTELRRYVENGEFLLEANDLGAVNIAAERNLPFVAGHALNCYNAYTLRVLHKQGMVRWCMPVELSRDWLQNLLNQCEELGFRHQFEVEVLSYGHLPLAYSARCFTARSEDRPKDECETCCLSYPQGRKMLSQENQQVFVLNGIQTQSGYCYNLGNELTSMRDLVDIVRLSPNDITTPAMLDTFRANEQGNMPLTLQNQADCNGYWRRVAGLELVQ; encoded by the coding sequence ATGAAATACGCATTAGGCAATATCCTCTACTATTGGCCGAAAGAAGACGTCGAGGCGTTTTATCAGGCCGCGGTGAACAGCAGCGCCGATATCGTTTATCTCGGCGAAACGGTGTGCAGCAAGCGCCGTCTGATGAAAGTGGCGGACTGGTTCCACGTTGCCCGCGAAGTCGCCAACAGCGGCAAGCAGGTGGTGATCTCTACCTTGGCACTCTTACAGGCACCGTCTGAACTCACGGAGTTAAGACGCTATGTGGAAAATGGCGAGTTCTTGCTGGAAGCTAACGATCTGGGCGCAGTCAACATCGCAGCCGAACGCAACCTGCCATTTGTCGCCGGACACGCGCTCAACTGCTACAACGCGTACACCCTACGTGTGCTGCACAAACAAGGCATGGTGCGCTGGTGCATGCCGGTCGAACTCTCTCGTGACTGGCTACAAAACCTGCTGAACCAGTGTGAAGAGCTTGGTTTTCGCCATCAGTTTGAAGTGGAAGTGCTCAGCTATGGCCATTTGCCATTAGCCTATTCCGCACGTTGCTTCACCGCCCGCTCAGAAGATCGGCCGAAAGATGAATGCGAAACCTGCTGCCTTAGCTACCCGCAAGGCAGGAAAATGCTGTCGCAGGAGAATCAGCAGGTCTTTGTCCTCAATGGCATCCAGACGCAAAGCGGCTATTGCTACAACCTCGGCAACGAGCTGACGTCAATGCGGGATTTGGTCGATATTGTCCGGCTGTCTCCAAACGACATCACCACTCCGGCTATGTTGGATACCTTCCGCGCCAACGAACAAGGCAATATGCCATTAACGCTGCAAAATCAGGCCGATTGTAACGGCTACTGGCGTCGCGTCGCCGGCCTTGAGCTCGTTCAATAA
- a CDS encoding U32 family peptidase, whose product MELLCPAGNLPALKAAIDNGADAVYIGLKDDTNARHFAGLNFTDKKLQEAREYVHRHRRKLHIAINTFAHPNGYQRWQRAVDMAAQVGADVLILADLAMLEYAAERYPDIERHVSVQASATNTEAIRFYHRHFDVSRIVLPRVLSIHQVKQIARTSPVPLEVFAFGSLCIMAEGRCYLSSYLTGESPNTVGACSPARFVRWQQTENGMESRLNNILIDRYQDDENAGYPTLCKGRYLVDGQRYHALEEPTSLNTLELLPELIAANIASVKIEGRQRSPAYVSQITQVWRQAIDRCRANPETFVPTQAWMDALGAVAEGTQTTLGAYHRKWQ is encoded by the coding sequence ATGGAATTGCTTTGCCCCGCTGGTAATCTGCCAGCACTGAAAGCGGCCATCGATAATGGCGCGGATGCGGTCTATATCGGCCTGAAAGATGACACCAACGCACGTCATTTTGCCGGGCTGAATTTTACCGATAAGAAACTACAGGAAGCACGTGAGTACGTGCACCGCCATCGGCGTAAACTGCATATCGCCATCAATACGTTTGCTCACCCGAACGGCTATCAACGCTGGCAGCGCGCCGTGGATATGGCCGCGCAGGTCGGCGCCGATGTGCTGATCCTCGCCGACCTCGCCATGTTGGAATATGCCGCCGAGCGCTATCCAGACATCGAGCGCCACGTGTCGGTTCAGGCTTCCGCAACTAACACTGAAGCGATCCGTTTCTATCATCGTCATTTCGATGTCTCACGTATCGTGCTGCCGCGCGTGCTGTCCATTCATCAGGTGAAGCAAATCGCTCGCACCAGCCCAGTGCCGCTCGAAGTTTTCGCCTTCGGTAGCCTGTGCATCATGGCGGAAGGACGCTGCTATCTCTCTTCTTATCTGACGGGCGAATCACCGAATACCGTGGGTGCCTGCTCGCCTGCGCGGTTTGTACGCTGGCAGCAGACGGAAAACGGCATGGAATCGCGTCTGAACAATATCCTGATCGACCGCTATCAGGACGATGAAAACGCCGGTTATCCCACGTTGTGTAAAGGCCGCTATTTGGTCGATGGGCAGCGCTACCATGCACTGGAAGAACCAACCAGCCTGAACACGCTGGAGCTTCTGCCTGAACTGATCGCTGCCAATATTGCCTCCGTGAAGATAGAGGGTCGCCAGCGCAGCCCGGCCTACGTCAGCCAGATTACGCAGGTATGGCGACAGGCTATTGATCGCTGCCGTGCCAATCCTGAGACATTCGTACCCACTCAGGCTTGGATGGATGCATTAGGCGCAGTGGCAGAAGGCACGCAGACCACGCTTGGCGCGTATCATCGTAAATGGCAGTAG
- a CDS encoding SCP2 domain-containing protein yields MLEKLRAQIVRQGPSLLGKPLKFTPFALQRQVLEQMLGWQFRQALEEGDLAFLESRWLKIEVRDVGLQWFMTLREGRLVVSHDETPDVSFSADANDLILIAARKEDPDSLFFQRRLRIEGDTELGLYVKNLMDAIELEAMPAPLRIGLLQLANFVEAGLQEGVVQTTNHAPVSC; encoded by the coding sequence GTGTTGGAAAAACTACGAGCGCAGATTGTGCGTCAGGGACCGAGCTTATTAGGTAAGCCACTCAAGTTCACTCCCTTTGCGCTACAGCGTCAGGTTTTGGAACAGATGTTGGGCTGGCAGTTCCGTCAGGCGCTGGAAGAGGGCGATCTGGCATTTCTCGAAAGCCGCTGGCTGAAAATTGAAGTGCGTGATGTCGGTTTGCAGTGGTTTATGACGCTGCGTGAGGGGCGTCTGGTGGTAAGCCACGATGAGACGCCAGATGTCAGCTTCAGTGCGGATGCAAACGATCTGATTTTGATCGCCGCGCGTAAAGAGGATCCCGACTCGCTGTTTTTCCAACGTCGTCTGCGCATTGAGGGCGACACCGAATTAGGTTTGTATGTGAAGAACCTGATGGATGCCATTGAGCTGGAGGCTATGCCTGCGCCACTGCGTATTGGTCTGCTACAACTGGCGAACTTTGTTGAAGCTGGCTTACAGGAGGGCGTAGTGCAAACAACGAATCACGCGCCAGTATCATGCTAG
- a CDS encoding N-acetyltransferase — MLVRVEIPVDAAGIDSLLRRSFPTGAEADLVHQLREDGLLTLGVVATDDEGGVVGYAAFSPVLIEGEDRQWVALAPLAVDESLRRQGVGEKLVYEGLDALNEFSYTAVVVLGEPAYYSRFGFVPATEHQLHCRWPDSESTFQVYPLADNQVAGEESSEGESGFEDAIGLVEYAEPFNRFL, encoded by the coding sequence ATGCTAGTTCGGGTGGAAATTCCCGTTGATGCGGCAGGGATCGACAGCTTATTGCGTCGTTCTTTTCCTACGGGTGCAGAAGCCGATCTGGTGCATCAACTGCGTGAAGACGGCTTATTGACGCTTGGCGTCGTGGCAACCGACGATGAAGGTGGCGTGGTGGGCTACGCCGCATTCAGCCCAGTGCTGATCGAAGGTGAGGATCGGCAGTGGGTAGCGCTTGCACCGTTGGCGGTAGACGAAAGTCTGCGTCGACAGGGCGTGGGTGAGAAGCTGGTCTACGAAGGGTTGGATGCGCTGAATGAATTTAGCTATACCGCCGTTGTTGTGCTGGGTGAGCCTGCGTACTATTCCCGCTTTGGTTTCGTTCCGGCTACGGAGCACCAGTTGCATTGTCGCTGGCCGGACAGCGAATCGACTTTTCAGGTCTACCCACTGGCGGACAATCAGGTTGCCGGTGAAGAGTCGTCTGAAGGCGAAAGTGGATTTGAAGATGCCATCGGGCTGGTTGAATACGCCGAGCCGTTTAACCGCTTTCTCTAG
- a CDS encoding GIY-YIG nuclease family protein produces the protein MTEHAEHSRWYLYILRTVAGALYTGITTDVSRRMNQHQAGKGAKALRGKGELTLVFHCLAGDRSNALKLEYRIKQLSKNQKERLVQDQPQALCIDTLSARESG, from the coding sequence ATGACTGAACACGCCGAACACTCCCGCTGGTATCTGTACATACTTCGCACGGTCGCCGGGGCGCTGTATACCGGTATCACGACGGATGTCAGCCGTCGCATGAATCAACATCAAGCAGGAAAAGGGGCAAAAGCACTGCGGGGGAAAGGGGAGTTGACGCTAGTGTTTCACTGTCTGGCAGGCGATCGTTCAAATGCACTTAAGCTGGAATACCGCATTAAGCAGTTAAGCAAAAACCAAAAAGAAAGGCTGGTACAAGACCAGCCTCAGGCGCTTTGTATTGATACGCTCTCAGCTAGAGAAAGCGGTTAA
- a CDS encoding deoxyribose-phosphate aldolase has translation MTKLTTAAQRALALMDLTTLNEDDTDEKVTALCRQANSPAGKTAAICIYPRFIPLAKKILREQGTPDIRIATVTNFPHGNDDVDIAVAETRAAIAYGADEVDVVFPYRALIAGNAQIGFELVQACKAVCQDAHVLLKVIIETGELKQETLIRQASEIVIDAGADFIKTSTGKVPVNATPESASIMLKTIRDKGVGEYVGFKAAGGVRNAEDAAIYLQLADDIMGAEWANAQHFRFGASSLLASLLTTLGHAAAAPQGSY, from the coding sequence ATGACCAAGCTGACCACGGCCGCGCAGCGCGCGCTGGCGTTGATGGATTTAACCACGCTGAATGAGGATGATACGGATGAAAAAGTGACGGCACTCTGCCGTCAGGCAAATAGCCCGGCAGGAAAAACTGCTGCTATCTGTATCTATCCACGTTTTATCCCCCTGGCGAAAAAAATCCTGCGTGAGCAGGGTACGCCGGATATCCGTATTGCGACGGTGACCAACTTCCCGCACGGCAATGATGATGTTGACATCGCTGTTGCAGAAACCAGAGCGGCGATAGCCTATGGCGCTGATGAAGTTGATGTCGTATTCCCTTACCGAGCACTGATTGCAGGCAATGCGCAAATTGGTTTTGAGCTGGTGCAGGCATGCAAAGCCGTATGTCAGGATGCCCACGTGCTGCTGAAGGTGATCATCGAGACAGGCGAGCTGAAACAGGAAACGCTGATACGTCAGGCGAGCGAGATTGTCATTGATGCGGGTGCCGACTTCATTAAAACCTCAACCGGTAAAGTGCCGGTGAACGCGACGCCGGAGAGTGCCTCGATCATGCTGAAGACGATCCGCGATAAAGGCGTGGGTGAGTATGTCGGCTTTAAAGCCGCTGGCGGCGTGCGTAACGCGGAAGACGCCGCCATTTATCTGCAACTGGCGGACGATATCATGGGCGCTGAATGGGCGAATGCGCAGCATTTTCGCTTTGGCGCATCCAGTTTGCTGGCGAGCCTGCTGACAACGCTCGGACACGCGGCAGCGGCCCCACAGGGCAGCTACTAA
- the deoA gene encoding thymidine phosphorylase, with the protein MFLIQEIIRKKRDGKTLSEEEIRFFINGIRDNTVSEGQIAALAMTIYFHDMSMDERVALTLAMRDSGTVLNWKSLNLNGPLVDKHSTGGVGDVTSLMLGPMVAACGGYVPMISGRGLGHTGGTLDKLEAIPGLDIFPNDENFRRIIQQVGVAIIGQTSSLAPADKRFYATRDITATVDSIPLITASILAKKLAEGLDALVMDVKVGSGAFMPTYELSEQLAQAIVGVANNAGCRTSALLTDMNQVLASSAGNALEVREAVRFLTGESRNPRLYDVTMALCGEMLLAGGLASSADDAHSRLQAVLDNGKAADVFGRMVAAQRGPGDFVEHYDRYLPVATLSKPVFATREGIVTAMDTRALGMAVVSLGGGRRQASDTIDYSVGLDSMISLGERVDAQRPLAVIHANTEAQWQQAANEVRAAIQLGDTAPEKTPMVYRRVSAEA; encoded by the coding sequence TTGTTTCTGATTCAAGAAATTATTCGTAAGAAGCGTGATGGAAAAACTCTGAGCGAAGAGGAGATCCGCTTTTTTATCAACGGTATTCGTGACAATACCGTCTCTGAAGGTCAGATTGCCGCTCTGGCGATGACCATTTACTTTCACGACATGTCGATGGATGAGCGTGTGGCGCTGACGTTGGCGATGCGTGACTCCGGTACAGTGCTGAACTGGAAGAGCCTGAACCTGAACGGACCGCTGGTGGACAAACATTCTACCGGCGGCGTAGGGGATGTTACCTCGCTCATGCTGGGGCCGATGGTCGCCGCTTGTGGTGGCTACGTCCCGATGATCTCTGGGCGTGGGCTTGGACATACTGGCGGCACGCTGGATAAGCTCGAAGCGATTCCGGGACTGGATATTTTTCCGAACGATGAAAATTTTCGTCGCATCATCCAGCAGGTTGGCGTCGCGATTATTGGGCAGACCTCATCGCTGGCTCCGGCGGATAAACGCTTTTACGCTACCCGTGATATTACCGCTACGGTCGATTCGATCCCGCTGATTACGGCGTCGATTCTGGCGAAGAAGCTGGCCGAAGGGCTGGATGCGTTAGTGATGGACGTTAAAGTGGGTTCCGGGGCGTTTATGCCGACCTATGAGCTGTCCGAACAGCTGGCGCAGGCGATTGTCGGCGTAGCAAATAACGCAGGATGCCGCACCAGCGCATTATTGACGGACATGAATCAGGTGCTGGCCTCCAGCGCGGGTAATGCGTTGGAAGTGCGGGAAGCCGTGCGTTTCCTGACGGGAGAGAGCCGCAATCCACGCCTGTATGATGTTACTATGGCGCTATGTGGCGAGATGCTTCTAGCGGGCGGACTAGCAAGCTCGGCGGACGACGCGCATTCACGTTTGCAGGCCGTGTTGGATAACGGCAAAGCCGCCGACGTCTTTGGCCGCATGGTCGCCGCACAGCGTGGACCGGGCGATTTTGTCGAACACTACGATCGTTACCTGCCGGTGGCGACGTTAAGTAAGCCGGTGTTCGCGACGCGTGAAGGCATTGTGACCGCGATGGATACCCGTGCTCTGGGCATGGCGGTCGTGTCGCTGGGCGGCGGACGTCGTCAGGCCTCGGATACGATCGATTACAGTGTCGGTCTGGATAGCATGATTAGCCTGGGTGAACGCGTTGACGCGCAGCGCCCGCTGGCGGTGATCCACGCCAATACGGAAGCGCAATGGCAGCAGGCGGCGAATGAAGTCCGAGCTGCGATCCAACTGGGCGATACGGCACCAGAAAAGACTCCGATGGTCTATCGTCGGGTGAGTGCGGAAGCGTGA
- the deoB gene encoding phosphopentomutase produces MKRVHIMILDSFGIGSSADAERFGDVGSDTLGHIAQACAAGKANKGRSGALHLPNLSRLGLGKAAEASTGTFPAGLDENADIIGAYAHASEISSGKDTPSGHWEIAGVPVLFDWGYFKDEENSFPQELLDKLVKRANLPGYLGNCHSSGTVILDQLAEEHMKTGKPIFYTSADSVFQIACHEETFGLDKLYELCEIAREELTEGDYNIGRVIARPFIGDKPGNFERTGNRHDLAVEPPAPTILKKLVDEKGGEVVSVGKIADIYAQVGITKKVKATGIDALFDATLKEMDSAGDNTIVFTNFVDFDSAYGHRRDIPGYAAALELFDRRLPELMSRVTGDDILILTADHGCDPSWHGTDHTRENVPVLIYGPKVKPGSYGHRETFADIGQTVAAYFGLSPMDYGKSIL; encoded by the coding sequence ATGAAACGTGTACATATTATGATTCTCGACTCGTTCGGGATCGGCAGCAGTGCTGATGCAGAACGCTTTGGTGATGTCGGTTCGGATACACTGGGCCATATTGCTCAGGCGTGTGCGGCGGGAAAGGCGAATAAAGGGCGCAGCGGCGCGCTGCATTTGCCAAATCTGAGCCGTCTGGGTCTAGGTAAAGCCGCCGAAGCCTCAACGGGAACGTTCCCAGCAGGGCTGGATGAAAACGCAGACATTATCGGTGCTTACGCGCACGCCAGTGAAATTTCTTCGGGTAAAGATACACCGTCTGGTCACTGGGAAATTGCCGGTGTGCCTGTCCTGTTCGACTGGGGCTATTTTAAAGATGAAGAAAACAGTTTTCCGCAGGAACTGCTGGATAAACTGGTGAAGCGCGCCAATCTGCCAGGCTATCTGGGCAACTGTCATTCTTCCGGTACGGTGATTCTGGATCAACTGGCTGAAGAACATATGAAAACGGGCAAGCCGATTTTTTACACTTCTGCGGATTCGGTGTTCCAGATTGCCTGCCATGAAGAGACGTTCGGTCTGGATAAGCTGTACGAGCTGTGTGAAATTGCCCGCGAAGAGCTGACTGAAGGGGATTACAACATCGGGCGAGTGATCGCGCGTCCGTTTATCGGTGACAAACCCGGCAACTTCGAGCGTACTGGCAACCGTCACGATCTGGCCGTTGAACCGCCAGCGCCGACCATCCTGAAAAAGTTGGTGGATGAAAAAGGCGGTGAAGTGGTTTCCGTCGGTAAAATTGCGGATATCTACGCGCAGGTCGGTATCACGAAGAAAGTGAAGGCGACCGGCATCGATGCGCTGTTTGACGCCACGCTGAAAGAGATGGATAGCGCGGGCGACAACACGATCGTGTTTACCAACTTTGTGGATTTCGACTCCGCCTACGGGCACCGCCGCGATATTCCGGGCTATGCGGCTGCGCTGGAGCTGTTCGATCGCCGTTTACCCGAGCTGATGTCCCGCGTGACGGGCGATGACATCCTGATTTTGACTGCCGATCACGGCTGTGATCCGAGCTGGCACGGGACCGATCATACCCGCGAAAACGTACCGGTGTTGATCTATGGGCCGAAAGTGAAGCCGGGGTCATACGGTCACCGTGAAACCTTCGCCGATATCGGGCAGACGGTCGCAGCCTACTTTGGCCTGTCGCCTATGGACTACGGTAAATCGATATTGTAA
- the deoD gene encoding purine-nucleoside phosphorylase — translation MATPHINAEMGDFADVVLMPGDPLRAKFIAETFLDDAREVNNVRGMLGFTGTYKGRKISVMGHGMGIPSCSIYAKELITEFGVKKIIRVGSCGAVREDVKLRDVVIGMGACTDSKVNRMRFKDHDYAAIADFDMVRNAVDAAKARDVSVRVGNIFSADLFYTPDPQMFDVMEKYGILGVEMEAAGIYGVAAEFGAKALAICTVSDHIRTGAQTTSEERQTTFNEMIEIALESVLLGDNE, via the coding sequence ATGGCTACGCCACATATTAATGCAGAAATGGGTGATTTCGCGGACGTTGTACTGATGCCGGGCGACCCGCTGCGCGCTAAGTTTATTGCAGAAACCTTTTTGGATGACGCCCGCGAAGTGAACAACGTGCGTGGCATGTTAGGGTTCACCGGCACGTATAAAGGCCGTAAAATTTCGGTCATGGGTCACGGTATGGGTATTCCATCCTGCTCGATCTATGCGAAAGAGCTGATCACCGAGTTTGGCGTGAAGAAGATCATCCGCGTGGGTTCCTGCGGTGCGGTACGTGAAGACGTCAAACTGCGCGATGTGGTGATCGGTATGGGCGCCTGTACGGATTCCAAAGTGAACCGTATGCGTTTCAAAGATCACGACTATGCGGCTATTGCCGATTTCGACATGGTGCGTAATGCCGTTGATGCTGCTAAAGCACGCGATGTTTCTGTCCGCGTAGGTAACATCTTCTCCGCCGATCTGTTCTACACGCCAGACCCGCAGATGTTCGACGTGATGGAAAAATACGGCATTCTGGGTGTAGAAATGGAAGCCGCCGGTATCTACGGCGTAGCGGCAGAGTTCGGTGCGAAAGCGCTGGCAATCTGTACCGTTTCTGACCACATTCGTACCGGTGCACAAACCACCTCAGAAGAGCGTCAGACTACGTTCAATGAGATGATCGAGATCGCGCTGGAATCCGTTCTGCTTGGCGATAACGAGTAA